One genomic region from Rubinisphaera margarita encodes:
- a CDS encoding flavoprotein, protein MSHAARPEILLGITGGIAAYKTADLASRLVKRNYAVTVIMTAAAQKFIGRATFEALTNRPVYTDLFSPQEHFLGEHIGLPRRADLLVIAPTSADFLAKMAHGFADDLLSTTVLAATCPLLLAPSMNVEMWEKPAVQRNLRQVIDDGAEMIAPGEGWLSCRVTGKGRMAEPSEIEAEIVKRLAPTA, encoded by the coding sequence ATGAGCCACGCCGCGCGACCTGAGATTCTACTCGGTATCACCGGCGGAATTGCCGCTTACAAGACCGCCGACCTGGCCAGTCGGCTTGTGAAGCGGAACTACGCGGTTACGGTCATTATGACCGCCGCCGCTCAGAAGTTCATCGGACGGGCCACGTTTGAGGCGCTCACCAATCGCCCCGTCTACACCGATCTGTTCTCGCCGCAGGAGCATTTCCTCGGCGAGCACATTGGCCTGCCCCGGCGGGCGGATTTGCTGGTCATCGCTCCGACCTCCGCCGATTTTCTGGCGAAGATGGCTCATGGCTTCGCGGATGATTTGCTCAGCACGACCGTGTTGGCGGCGACATGCCCCCTGCTGCTCGCTCCGTCCATGAACGTCGAAATGTGGGAGAAGCCCGCTGTTCAGCGAAATCTCCGGCAGGTGATCGACGATGGAGCCGAAATGATTGCTCCGGGAGAAGGATGGCTCAGCTGCCGCGTGACCGGCAAAGGGCGGATGGCGGAACCTTCGGAGATCGAAGCCGAGATCGTCAAGCGACTGGCACCGACGGCTTGA
- a CDS encoding DNA-3-methyladenine glycosylase I codes for MSNVPSVIRGEDGVVRCWWCGADPLYMQYHDREWGCPVDDDRTLFEKICLEGFQSGLSWLTILRKREGFRKAFKNFEFDKVAKFGPDDIERLVQNAAIVRHRKKIESTINNAQRARELVDEYGSLAAFFWQYEPEVRKPPRTLSDVAGKTPESTALSKDLKRRGWSFVGPTTCYAFMQAMGMVNDHLKDCSRRTEVERLRAEFQRP; via the coding sequence ATGAGCAATGTTCCGAGTGTGATTCGTGGTGAAGACGGTGTGGTCCGCTGCTGGTGGTGCGGAGCCGATCCGCTCTACATGCAGTATCACGATCGGGAATGGGGATGCCCCGTTGACGATGATCGCACGCTCTTCGAGAAGATTTGCCTCGAAGGCTTTCAGTCCGGGCTCAGCTGGCTCACCATCCTCCGCAAACGCGAAGGGTTTCGCAAAGCGTTCAAGAACTTCGAGTTCGACAAGGTCGCGAAGTTTGGCCCTGATGATATCGAGCGGCTCGTGCAGAACGCCGCAATTGTCCGGCATCGCAAGAAGATCGAATCGACGATCAACAATGCTCAGCGTGCTCGCGAGCTGGTCGATGAATATGGTTCCCTGGCGGCATTCTTCTGGCAGTACGAGCCGGAAGTGCGAAAGCCGCCGCGAACACTCAGTGATGTGGCGGGGAAAACACCCGAGTCGACGGCTCTCAGCAAAGACCTCAAGCGACGCGGCTGGTCGTTCGTTGGTCCCACGACCTGCTACGCATTCATGCAGGCCATGGGTATGGTCAACGACCATCTCAAAGACTGCAGCCGCCGGACCGAAGTCGAGCGGCTGCGTGCTGAGTTTCAGCGTCCGTAG
- a CDS encoding DNA-directed RNA polymerase subunit omega gives MLEELKEEEIVNKVGGRFKLSTMIQKRMVALNRGARPLVEIPTKNLMRIVIQEILEDKIYLDRTGNVAIKGDVTPSIDGYFEGGPGGDDLG, from the coding sequence ATGCTCGAAGAACTGAAAGAAGAAGAGATCGTCAACAAAGTGGGTGGACGCTTCAAGCTGTCGACCATGATTCAGAAGCGGATGGTCGCTTTGAATCGTGGCGCTCGACCGCTCGTTGAGATCCCGACCAAGAACCTGATGCGGATCGTGATCCAGGAAATCCTCGAAGACAAGATTTACCTCGATCGTACCGGCAACGTCGCCATCAAGGGCGATGTGACCCCGTCGATCGATGGTTACTTCGAAGGCGGCCCGGGCGGTGATGATCTGGGATGA
- a CDS encoding YicC/YloC family endoribonuclease, whose protein sequence is MTGIGRARHQDDQIQATVEVRAVNNKFLKLNLRLPDALNGCESKIDRVVREYLGRGTISIHGQLTWVKQVSPYVIDEATLSQYIEQSRHAAKVFHLQPPDRLAEFLAMPGVIADQSASLDDEGDAEWAVFSVALSTALEQLQEFRRTEGQAMSDALSGYCNEIEVDVKAVQGRSPLVVESYRNRLKDRVNEWLSSQGVQIETNDILREICIFSDRCDITEEITRLGSHIGQFREFLKEKNPAGRKLDFLCQEMFRETNTIGSKANDIEISHRVVDMKATIEKIREIVQNIE, encoded by the coding sequence ATGACCGGTATTGGACGGGCGCGGCATCAGGACGACCAGATTCAGGCCACCGTCGAAGTTCGAGCCGTCAACAACAAGTTCCTTAAGCTCAATCTGCGTCTTCCGGACGCACTCAACGGCTGCGAATCGAAGATCGACCGCGTCGTCCGCGAGTACCTCGGGCGGGGAACCATCTCGATTCACGGTCAGTTGACCTGGGTGAAGCAGGTCAGCCCGTATGTCATCGACGAAGCGACGCTGAGTCAATACATCGAGCAGTCCCGGCACGCGGCCAAGGTCTTTCATCTGCAGCCGCCGGATCGACTGGCGGAATTTCTCGCCATGCCCGGTGTCATTGCCGATCAATCCGCTTCACTGGACGATGAGGGCGATGCCGAATGGGCAGTCTTTTCTGTGGCACTCTCAACGGCTCTGGAGCAGCTGCAGGAGTTCCGCAGGACTGAAGGGCAGGCGATGTCCGATGCTCTCTCGGGCTACTGCAATGAGATCGAAGTCGATGTGAAGGCGGTCCAGGGACGCTCGCCGCTGGTTGTCGAATCGTACCGCAACCGCCTGAAAGACCGGGTCAATGAGTGGCTGTCCTCTCAGGGGGTTCAGATCGAAACCAACGACATCCTCCGGGAGATCTGCATCTTTTCCGACCGGTGCGACATCACCGAGGAGATTACCCGCCTTGGCAGCCACATCGGGCAGTTCCGGGAGTTTCTCAAGGAGAAGAATCCCGCTGGACGGAAGCTCGATTTTCTCTGCCAGGAGATGTTCCGCGAAACGAACACCATCGGCTCCAAGGCCAACGACATTGAGATTTCGCACCGGGTGGTCGACATGAAGGCCACGATTGAGAAAATCCGCGAGATCGTGCAGAACATTGAGTAG
- a CDS encoding LamG-like jellyroll fold domain-containing protein: protein MQFSPALRCVLLAGIACSTLTATAEEPKPADTTEATAPEANPLTPNLIHGRHLHPRNAKHPTVPPHQDRFYSTRSSQITLPLPGEEDAFSFVVFGDRTGGPPEGVNVLADAVRDANLLEPDLVMTVGDLINGYNQTDEWIVEMKEYKEIMSNLLCPWFPVAGNHDVYWRPLTDPNIPAKQHEEHYEMHFGPLWYSFKHKNCNFVVLYSDEGNPETGEKSFNRPENQTVSEEQFEFLQEALERGKDCDHQFLFLHHPRWLGRGYGDDWKVRVHPLLKEQGNVTAVFAGHIHYMRSDPADGIEYLSLATVGGNQTSKVPQAGFLHQYHVITVRPKQVAMASFPVGEAMDVREITGELQAETLALAAQRPEIEGVLTVAPEGIEASTIKVKVSNPSSRPVDYTLTPGSEDLRWEAAPDHLHNKLLPGESHTVEFKIQYRGSGIDQFFRPIEILHSQDYLAETTRYSLPQTSTAVDMKVVVPQLASPKELPNRALYLDGENDAVMVASEALKLPQGPFTMEAWFKAESYGDRVGFLAKTEGSETSIFLNNGQPHASIHLGGSYRTVNGPTKIPTSEWHHIATVFDGERWSMFVDGKLVGRTEVEPTWSRKRNDLPLYVGADPGRDGSPGSFFHGWVDEVRISTTAKYNGTFEPKRRLTSEDDTLLLYNFDYELGVIAYDSGPRGLHMPMLGGARLSEPVSDK from the coding sequence ATGCAATTCTCCCCTGCCCTCCGGTGTGTACTTCTTGCAGGCATTGCCTGCTCGACATTGACCGCGACTGCGGAAGAACCGAAGCCCGCTGACACCACTGAGGCGACTGCTCCCGAAGCAAATCCTCTCACGCCGAATCTGATTCACGGACGGCATCTGCATCCGCGGAATGCGAAGCACCCGACTGTGCCGCCGCATCAGGATCGCTTTTATTCAACGCGATCGAGTCAAATCACGCTGCCCCTGCCGGGCGAAGAGGATGCCTTTAGTTTTGTGGTCTTCGGCGATCGCACCGGGGGACCGCCGGAAGGCGTGAATGTTCTGGCTGATGCGGTCCGCGACGCCAATCTGCTGGAGCCGGATCTGGTGATGACAGTTGGCGACCTCATCAACGGCTACAACCAGACCGATGAGTGGATCGTCGAGATGAAGGAATACAAGGAGATCATGAGCAACCTGCTCTGTCCCTGGTTTCCCGTCGCCGGCAACCACGACGTCTACTGGCGTCCGCTCACCGACCCCAACATCCCGGCCAAACAGCACGAAGAGCACTACGAGATGCACTTCGGTCCGCTGTGGTATTCATTCAAGCACAAGAACTGCAACTTCGTCGTGCTGTACTCGGACGAAGGGAATCCCGAAACCGGTGAGAAGAGTTTCAATCGACCCGAGAACCAGACCGTGAGCGAGGAGCAGTTCGAGTTTCTGCAGGAAGCTCTGGAACGGGGCAAGGATTGCGACCACCAGTTCCTGTTCCTGCATCATCCCCGCTGGCTTGGTCGGGGCTATGGCGACGATTGGAAAGTCCGTGTGCACCCGCTGCTGAAAGAGCAGGGCAATGTGACGGCTGTGTTCGCTGGCCACATTCATTACATGCGTTCCGATCCTGCTGACGGCATCGAGTATCTCTCGCTCGCTACCGTCGGAGGCAACCAGACCAGCAAAGTGCCGCAGGCAGGGTTCCTGCATCAGTATCATGTCATCACCGTCCGCCCGAAACAGGTGGCGATGGCATCGTTCCCCGTGGGCGAAGCGATGGACGTGCGGGAGATTACCGGCGAACTCCAGGCCGAAACACTCGCACTGGCGGCTCAGCGTCCGGAAATCGAGGGCGTGTTGACCGTTGCTCCGGAAGGGATCGAGGCTTCCACGATCAAGGTCAAGGTGAGCAATCCGTCGAGTCGTCCGGTGGACTACACGCTCACGCCCGGCAGTGAAGATCTTCGCTGGGAAGCGGCTCCCGATCACCTGCACAACAAGCTGCTGCCGGGAGAGTCCCACACCGTTGAGTTCAAGATTCAGTATCGCGGCTCAGGAATCGATCAGTTCTTCCGCCCGATCGAGATTCTCCACTCGCAGGATTACCTGGCCGAGACGACTCGCTATTCCCTGCCTCAGACCTCTACCGCAGTGGATATGAAGGTCGTAGTGCCGCAACTGGCTTCGCCGAAGGAATTGCCCAACCGGGCCCTCTATCTGGATGGCGAGAATGATGCGGTCATGGTCGCTTCCGAGGCACTCAAGTTGCCGCAGGGGCCGTTCACAATGGAAGCCTGGTTCAAAGCCGAGAGCTACGGCGATCGCGTCGGTTTTCTCGCCAAGACCGAAGGGAGTGAGACCTCGATCTTCCTGAATAATGGACAGCCTCACGCGAGCATTCATCTCGGCGGTTCTTATCGCACGGTCAATGGCCCCACGAAGATTCCAACCAGCGAATGGCATCACATCGCTACGGTGTTCGACGGCGAACGCTGGTCGATGTTCGTCGATGGCAAACTCGTCGGCCGCACCGAAGTGGAGCCAACCTGGTCACGAAAGCGGAATGATCTTCCGTTGTACGTCGGAGCCGATCCCGGTCGCGACGGCAGCCCCGGTTCATTCTTCCACGGCTGGGTCGATGAAGTCCGGATTTCAACCACCGCGAAGTACAACGGCACCTTCGAGCCGAAACGACGTCTCACTTCGGAAGACGATACGCTGCTGCTCTACAATTTCGATTACGAGCTGGGCGTGATTGCCTACGACAGTGGACCCCGCGGTCTGCACATGCCGATGCTCGGCGGAGCTCGCCTTTCCGAACCGGTTTCGGACAAATAA
- the gmk gene encoding guanylate kinase, with the protein MNEPGATRIGFLIVVISGPSGSGKTTIVSRLERESPVPLIKSISATTRPRRENEVDGQDYYFLAPDEFERRRNSGEFLEYAEVHRTGYWYGTLKSEVDRARGAGGWALLEIDVEGALNVMNEYSDALTIFVTTPSEKEFEQRLRDRGTEDEQVIQRRLETARSELKFADRYRHTVINDQLDRAVGEIIDIISQEAGECC; encoded by the coding sequence GTGAACGAGCCGGGTGCGACCAGGATCGGATTTCTGATTGTCGTGATCTCCGGTCCCAGCGGGAGCGGAAAAACGACGATTGTCTCACGGCTGGAACGGGAATCACCGGTCCCCCTGATCAAGTCAATTTCGGCGACGACCCGTCCGAGACGCGAGAACGAAGTCGACGGTCAGGACTATTACTTTCTCGCCCCGGATGAGTTTGAGCGACGACGGAACAGCGGCGAATTTCTTGAGTACGCCGAAGTTCACAGGACGGGATACTGGTACGGAACTCTGAAGTCGGAAGTCGATCGTGCCCGGGGAGCGGGCGGCTGGGCGTTGCTCGAGATCGACGTTGAAGGCGCACTCAACGTCATGAACGAATACAGCGATGCCCTCACGATTTTCGTGACGACTCCTTCGGAAAAAGAATTCGAACAACGCCTGCGGGACCGGGGAACGGAAGACGAACAGGTCATCCAGCGACGCCTGGAAACGGCTCGCAGTGAATTGAAATTTGCCGATCGCTACCGGCACACAGTCATCAACGACCAGTTGGACCGAGCGGTGGGCGAGATTATTGATATTATTAGCCAGGAAGCTGGGGAGTGCTGCTAG
- the aroF gene encoding 3-deoxy-7-phosphoheptulonate synthase, translating into MIIVLKPNSTDEQIQHILEKLEEMGFSHDLSKGEKRTLIGVIGEEDQLREAPLRAIPGVEDVMPVLKPYNLASREFQEDDSVIDLGYGVKVGGGHLMMIAGPCAIEGKEILSEIAHAVKSAGANVLRGGAFKPRTSPYSFQGMGEEGLRILQEVGHELQMPVVTEVMDPRQVELVDKYTDIFQIGARNMQNFNLLKEVGSTNKPVLLKRGMSATVVDLLMSAEYVLAHGNKKVILCERGIRSFDSSTRNLLDLAAVPNVKGLTHLPIIVDPSHATGRPDLIPPMSLASIAAGADGVHIEVHCNPEIAKSDGPQALLPQQYEDVMNKMREMAQLMGKTIGDPVAAV; encoded by the coding sequence ATGATTATCGTATTGAAGCCGAATTCGACTGACGAACAGATCCAGCACATCCTCGAAAAACTCGAGGAGATGGGCTTTTCCCACGATCTCAGCAAGGGCGAAAAGCGGACGCTTATCGGCGTGATCGGCGAAGAAGATCAGCTCCGCGAAGCTCCGCTGCGAGCCATTCCGGGCGTCGAGGATGTCATGCCAGTGCTCAAACCTTACAACCTGGCCAGCCGTGAGTTCCAGGAAGACGATTCGGTCATCGACCTTGGCTACGGTGTCAAAGTCGGCGGCGGCCATCTGATGATGATCGCGGGACCCTGTGCGATCGAAGGCAAGGAAATCCTCAGCGAGATCGCTCATGCGGTTAAGTCTGCTGGTGCCAACGTGTTGCGTGGCGGTGCCTTTAAACCGCGAACCAGCCCGTACAGCTTTCAGGGCATGGGGGAAGAAGGCCTCCGCATCCTGCAGGAAGTCGGACACGAACTGCAGATGCCGGTGGTGACGGAAGTCATGGATCCGCGGCAGGTCGAACTGGTCGACAAGTACACCGACATTTTCCAGATCGGTGCCCGCAACATGCAGAACTTCAACCTGCTGAAGGAAGTCGGCTCGACCAATAAGCCGGTTCTCCTGAAGCGAGGCATGAGCGCGACGGTGGTCGACCTGCTGATGTCGGCCGAATATGTGCTCGCTCACGGCAATAAAAAGGTGATTCTCTGCGAACGCGGCATCCGCAGTTTCGATTCGTCGACGCGGAACCTGCTCGATCTGGCCGCCGTGCCGAACGTGAAGGGGCTGACCCATCTGCCGATCATTGTCGATCCTTCGCACGCAACGGGCCGTCCGGACCTGATTCCGCCAATGTCGCTGGCCTCAATCGCTGCCGGAGCCGATGGCGTTCACATCGAAGTGCACTGCAATCCGGAAATCGCCAAGAGCGACGGACCGCAGGCTCTGCTGCCCCAGCAGTACGAAGACGTGATGAACAAAATGCGGGAAATGGCACAGTTGATGGGCAAAACCATCGGCGACCCTGTCGCTGCCGTTTAG
- the tpiA gene encoding triose-phosphate isomerase produces MRRQMIAGNWKMNTNLESGKALAEGLAKHVSGKDLNADVLVCPPFPYLQAVKAAVGNSGISVGAQNCYFEEPGAFTGEVAVDMLLDIGCDWVILGHSERRHVLGETDEVINKKTKAALAKGLGVVLCVGELLEDREAGKTNAVLDEQMKGGLADVAAGDLSKIVIAYEPVWAIGTGKTATPEMADEAHAHIRGWLTSNYDQSAADAMRILYGGSVKPNNAAELLGQPNVDGALVGGASLTVDNFGPIIDAGLAQSGK; encoded by the coding sequence ATGCGACGTCAGATGATTGCCGGCAACTGGAAAATGAACACGAACCTGGAGTCAGGAAAGGCCCTGGCTGAAGGGCTCGCCAAACATGTTTCCGGCAAAGATCTGAATGCAGATGTGCTGGTTTGCCCGCCGTTCCCTTATCTTCAGGCTGTGAAAGCCGCTGTCGGTAACTCGGGGATTTCTGTCGGAGCTCAGAACTGCTACTTCGAAGAACCGGGCGCTTTTACCGGCGAAGTGGCTGTCGACATGCTGCTCGACATCGGCTGCGACTGGGTCATTCTGGGGCATAGCGAACGTCGTCATGTGCTCGGCGAGACTGACGAAGTGATCAACAAGAAGACCAAAGCAGCTCTGGCCAAGGGGCTGGGCGTCGTTCTCTGTGTTGGTGAACTGCTGGAAGATCGTGAAGCTGGCAAAACGAACGCTGTTCTCGACGAACAGATGAAGGGCGGACTGGCCGATGTAGCCGCTGGCGATCTGAGCAAGATCGTGATCGCTTACGAACCGGTCTGGGCAATCGGCACCGGCAAAACCGCGACTCCCGAAATGGCGGACGAAGCTCACGCGCACATTCGCGGCTGGCTGACCTCGAACTACGATCAGTCGGCAGCCGACGCCATGCGGATTCTGTACGGCGGCAGCGTGAAGCCGAACAACGCCGCGGAACTGCTCGGTCAGCCGAATGTCGACGGGGCACTGGTCGGCGGAGCGAGCCTGACGGTCGACAACTTTGGTCCGATCATCGATGCCGGACTGGCTCAGTCGGGCAAGTAG
- a CDS encoding dihydrodipicolinate synthase family protein, with amino-acid sequence MTKRLQGIFTPNLVPMTSQGEINEAELRRYIDWLIEKGVHGLYPNGSTGEFTRFTPEERRRIAKIIAEQTAGRVPILAGAAEANVRETIKACEYYHELGVRAVAIVAPFYYKLSPASVYAYFKEIGDNTPVDVTLYNIPMFASPIDVPTVQRLSEECEKIVAIKDSSGDLPHMIRMIQAVRPNRPDFSFLTGWDAALMPMLLSGCDGGTNATSGVVPELMRRLYELTTSHRIEEARQLQYDLVKLFDVMIYSAEFPEGFRAAVELRGFSMGTGRQPLSDNQRTDLQTLSRELQCMLSTHGYTDEPVGGCSLNDSGNDVDSSEVTRIVSTVVAELKRRGMVD; translated from the coding sequence ATGACGAAGCGACTTCAAGGAATCTTCACGCCCAACCTCGTGCCGATGACCAGCCAGGGCGAAATCAACGAAGCCGAACTGCGTCGCTACATCGACTGGCTGATCGAAAAGGGCGTCCACGGCCTCTACCCGAACGGCTCGACTGGCGAGTTCACCCGCTTCACGCCGGAAGAACGTCGTCGGATTGCCAAGATTATTGCCGAGCAAACCGCCGGCCGGGTGCCGATTCTGGCGGGAGCCGCCGAAGCCAACGTCCGCGAGACCATTAAAGCCTGCGAGTACTACCACGAACTCGGCGTGCGGGCCGTCGCCATTGTCGCTCCGTTCTACTACAAGCTCAGCCCGGCTTCGGTGTACGCCTACTTCAAGGAAATCGGCGACAACACTCCGGTCGACGTCACCCTCTACAACATTCCGATGTTCGCCAGCCCGATCGACGTCCCGACCGTGCAGCGGCTGAGCGAGGAATGCGAAAAGATCGTGGCCATCAAAGATTCCTCCGGGGATCTGCCGCATATGATTCGCATGATTCAGGCCGTCCGGCCGAACCGTCCCGACTTCAGCTTCCTCACCGGCTGGGATGCCGCTCTGATGCCGATGCTGCTGAGCGGCTGCGACGGCGGAACGAACGCGACCTCCGGCGTGGTTCCGGAACTGATGCGACGACTCTATGAACTGACGACCTCCCATCGCATCGAAGAAGCCCGTCAGCTGCAGTACGACCTGGTCAAACTGTTCGACGTGATGATCTACTCCGCCGAATTCCCGGAAGGCTTCCGCGCAGCCGTCGAACTTCGTGGCTTCAGCATGGGCACCGGCCGCCAGCCGCTTTCGGACAACCAGCGAACCGACCTGCAGACCCTGAGCCGCGAACTTCAGTGCATGCTCTCCACGCATGGCTACACCGATGAACCTGTCGGGGGATGCTCCCTGAACGATTCCGGTAACGATGTCGACAGCAGTGAAGTGACCCGCATCGTGAGTACCGTCGTCGCCGAGCTGAAACGTCGCGGCATGGTCGACTGA
- the secG gene encoding preprotein translocase subunit SecG → MLGYLMLFLLSFLSFLLIVIILLQRGRGGGLAGALGGAGGQSAFGTKAGDVFTKITVILAIIWVIFAGVSIIVLTSTRPQSYRGGADANPDLISGDEDPAASDRPALGGDEPLMIPEGTTTPAGTSSVPSLTPPAGTSTTPALTPPAATSSSAAPAVPAGTSTPAGTSDAN, encoded by the coding sequence GTGCTCGGATATCTGATGTTATTCCTGCTGTCGTTCCTCAGCTTCCTGCTGATTGTCATCATCCTGCTTCAGCGGGGTCGTGGCGGCGGGCTGGCCGGGGCACTGGGCGGCGCCGGTGGCCAGAGTGCTTTCGGAACGAAGGCCGGCGATGTTTTCACGAAGATTACGGTCATTCTGGCTATTATCTGGGTCATTTTCGCAGGTGTGAGCATTATCGTGCTCACCTCGACGCGTCCCCAGAGCTATCGAGGCGGAGCCGACGCCAATCCCGATCTGATTTCCGGTGACGAAGATCCGGCCGCATCGGATCGACCGGCTCTCGGCGGCGATGAGCCGCTCATGATTCCTGAGGGGACCACGACTCCGGCTGGCACATCGAGTGTCCCGAGTCTGACACCTCCTGCTGGAACATCGACCACGCCGGCACTGACGCCACCTGCCGCGACTTCCTCTTCAGCAGCTCCAGCGGTCCCAGCCGGAACATCGACGCCGGCGGGAACTTCTGACGCAAACTGA
- a CDS encoding DUF885 domain-containing protein — protein sequence MHRHSLLPLQFVGLFLLLIAMHVSAAPAFADDAAEFHELLDEHWEWKLESNPLEATYLGDKRFNDRWPDLRPATFQEEQKQLQNFLKQLRTIDASQLQGEDAVSYQLFERQLRMQIEGFRYGWHFVPFNQRGGVQTANEIADQLSFKTVKDYEDWLTRLESFGTYMDQNIGLMQQGVDRGIVHAKVVMQRIPNQIRRQIVDDPRASLFWQAFRSFPNDFDEATRNRLEQRAEAAISEVIVPAFRKFDTFFTETYFPACFDEVGVRQIPNGQEFYAHRARLYTTTDLTPQEIHDIGLAEVDRIRKEMETIIREVEFEGSFGEFLEFLRTDDQFYYEDPNELFEAVQAVCKKIDPELIKLFRKLPRMPYGVRPIPESIAPDTTAAYYMEPAADGSRAGNYYFNLYKPDQRPIYTIEALSLHEAVPGHHLQIALAMELDNLPAFRRYGGYTAFVEGWGLYSESLGYDLGLYKDPYSRFGRLTYEMWRAIRLVVDTGMHSLGWSRQDAIDLFVKHTAKSRLDIENEVDRYISWPGQALAYKIGELKIQELRRKAETELGDEFDIRDFHDALLSHGAVTLDVLEQLIDDWIAEQKR from the coding sequence ATGCATCGACACTCGCTGCTCCCGCTCCAGTTCGTCGGCCTGTTTCTCCTCCTCATCGCCATGCATGTCTCGGCTGCTCCGGCCTTCGCCGATGACGCGGCGGAATTTCATGAGCTTCTCGATGAACACTGGGAGTGGAAGCTCGAGTCGAATCCGCTTGAGGCGACCTACCTGGGCGATAAACGCTTCAATGATCGGTGGCCCGACCTGCGTCCCGCGACATTTCAGGAAGAACAGAAACAGCTGCAGAACTTCCTGAAGCAGCTTCGCACCATCGATGCGAGCCAGCTGCAGGGCGAAGACGCGGTCAGTTATCAGCTCTTTGAACGTCAGCTCAGGATGCAGATCGAGGGATTTCGATACGGCTGGCATTTCGTGCCCTTCAATCAGCGGGGCGGGGTTCAGACTGCCAATGAGATCGCCGATCAGCTCTCGTTCAAAACCGTGAAAGACTACGAAGACTGGCTCACTCGCCTGGAGTCGTTCGGCACCTACATGGATCAGAACATCGGCTTGATGCAGCAGGGAGTCGATCGGGGTATCGTGCATGCTAAGGTTGTCATGCAGCGGATTCCGAATCAGATCCGCAGGCAGATCGTCGACGATCCCCGCGCCAGTCTCTTCTGGCAAGCCTTCCGCAGTTTTCCAAACGACTTTGACGAAGCAACCCGAAATCGTCTCGAACAGCGAGCCGAAGCGGCTATCAGCGAAGTGATTGTTCCCGCGTTCCGGAAGTTCGATACGTTTTTCACGGAAACCTACTTCCCGGCCTGCTTCGATGAAGTCGGCGTCCGCCAGATTCCCAACGGACAGGAGTTCTACGCCCATCGAGCCCGACTCTACACCACGACCGACCTGACGCCGCAGGAGATTCACGACATCGGACTGGCCGAAGTCGATCGCATCCGCAAGGAGATGGAGACCATCATTCGCGAGGTCGAATTCGAAGGCTCGTTCGGCGAGTTTCTGGAGTTCCTGCGAACCGACGATCAGTTCTACTACGAGGATCCCAACGAACTGTTCGAGGCTGTGCAGGCCGTCTGTAAGAAGATCGATCCTGAGCTGATCAAACTCTTCCGCAAACTGCCGCGCATGCCTTACGGCGTGAGGCCCATTCCGGAATCGATTGCGCCCGACACCACCGCCGCCTACTATATGGAACCCGCCGCGGACGGTTCGCGAGCCGGCAACTACTACTTCAATCTATACAAACCCGACCAGCGGCCGATCTACACGATTGAAGCGCTGTCGTTGCATGAAGCCGTGCCGGGGCATCACCTGCAGATCGCGCTGGCCATGGAGCTGGATAACCTGCCGGCCTTCCGTCGCTACGGCGGCTACACGGCATTTGTCGAAGGCTGGGGATTGTACAGCGAGAGTCTCGGGTACGACCTGGGACTTTATAAGGACCCGTATTCCCGCTTCGGCCGACTGACATACGAAATGTGGAGGGCCATTCGGCTCGTGGTCGACACCGGCATGCATTCGCTCGGCTGGTCACGTCAGGATGCCATCGATCTGTTCGTGAAACACACGGCCAAGTCTCGCCTCGACATCGAGAACGAAGTCGACCGATACATCTCCTGGCCGGGGCAGGCACTCGCCTACAAGATTGGCGAACTCAAGATCCAGGAACTTCGCAGAAAAGCCGAAACCGAACTCGGTGATGAATTCGATATCCGCGACTTCCACGATGCCCTCCTCTCCCACGGAGCGGTCACTCTCGACGTCCTCGAACAACTGATCGATGACTGGATCGCCGAACAGAAACGGTGA